Below is a genomic region from Trichoderma asperellum chromosome 2, complete sequence.
GCGAGGGATCATCCATGAGCGAATTCCAGGAGGCATTCCGGGAAGCACAATTGGTAAGCAGCACCTCCCTTTCCCTGACGGATAGTTGGGATCTCCCTGGCCTTGAGTCGTGACGAATGGGCTGTCCAGCTCTCACCGGAAATTGAGACGGATGTTATTATCCAGATTGGGTGATAGATGCAGGCTGCGATTGGCTGCAAGGTTTAGATTTCCTCTTGCTAATGCAGACCTTAGTTTATAACGGGCGTGGGTATCCGCTACCAACCTAGTCTGCTCGTTTGCAAGGAAAACGACGACACTGGAGACTTGGGAGGAGGCCTTCAGGCTGAGACAGCGCCCCAGAGCTCGGCAGCAAGCACAGCCGGGCTGGCTACGAACTGCAGGCCGGGCACACGATTTGCATCGCAAAAAGTCATGGCCCAGTCCGACGCTCGGCCATGGGAGCTCCAGCTGCAGATGCCGTCGGATGGACGCTTCCGCATTGTCGTGTTCGGTGGTGACATCTCGCAAGCCAAGCAGCTGGCTACGGTCAACGAGCTCGGCGCCTGGCTCCAGGCCAATCTGCTGTCGCCAGCAAAGTCGCCGCGCATCAGCCTCGCCCCCGGTCCGGACCCGCGGGGAGGATCAGGCTCCTCGCAGTGGATGACGGATCAGGATCCGTCCATTGTAGACGTCCTGCTGGTGCATGCGGCGTCGCGAGAGCAgattgagctgctgcaggacTTGCACCCGGTTTACCATCCCTTTGACAAGAAGCTCGGGTGGGACTATGGCAAGGTGTTTGTCGATGGCCAGACCCATCATGAAGGCCACGGCAGGGCGTATGAGCGCTATGGCGTCGATCCAGCCCGCGGAGCCATTGTTGCGGTGCGCCCCGACGGCTACATCGGGCTTGTAACGGCGCTGCagggagaagatggctggAAGCAGCTGCAGGCGTGGTTTGGAGGACTGTTGAGGTCGGTCTAAGCTGGAGAGAAGAACCATGGCCAGGGTGGTGgagaatggatggatggatggatggcgctGCTAAATCGAATTGCGAGACATCAATAATGGCATTTCAGACCGGTTTCTGGCTCCAGGCGCTGGATCTTGCTTTACCGGGGGGCTACAGCGCTATAATGGCGCTGGGGCTAGCGTTGTTTTAGGGACATCGGCTTGCGCCTGTCTCGATTCGTGACTGAGAACCGAGGAGCCAACGTCATGTGAAGGCAGCAAACGTGCGGCTGAAGGTCTGGAGCATCATGGCGCCTTTGGTCCAGAACGAGTGGCTCCCAGGTGGCTACATGTATAAAGTAGGCAGTTATACTATGTAGGCATCCGTTGGGCTGAATGGATCTCTGTACGTGGCATGGATCATGGTTGTTTTCTCATTTTCCCTTGGGAGTATTTCGTACGTGCAGCAGTAATAGGtgctttcttttcccctttggGCCGTCTGAACGTCTTTTGATTGGTGCATACTATACACTTTGGACATGCTTCTGGTTTGCAGCCGGGAGAATCATCTGAGttgtagcagcagtaatagtaatatatggAGTAGGTAGTAGAGCACTCGTACTGCATAGAGTAGCATGAGTGAGACATGCGTCTGCGCCATCTCCACTGCACCGATAGCCTGGTGCTTCGGAAAGTGAGCGAGCAACAAGCAAGATTAGGGGCTGCGTAATTCAGATTCTGGCACGGTATAAAATATCCGAGATGTTGCCGTACTTTTGGTACGTGTACGGGGTGGTTTTATTGCATTGACTGCCTCCCTAGTAGCAGATGAGGTCTCTGTATCTATCAGACACCTTTCACTTACAGGATCCTTTTTTGCATACATACGCACATAGGTAgattacatgtacatactagATATTACTCTGCACGGTCTATACAAAATCAAGGTGGGTGTCAGTCATGGGGCTGCAAGGAAAATGGACCGAGTTCAACGGTCCTGCAAAGCGCATGGAGCAATACAACCTTGTAAGTGAGGCTTACTAGGATATGCCCAGCAACTGTGCGAGTAGCGCCATGGAGTAGCTGCACAAGATAGCATGTGAGGAGTGCTACTTGTATTACAACTCCCTTCAGCAGCGACCAAACGCCAATGCCAAAACTCCAGAGATGTGAAGATATTCGGCCTGGGCCAGTAATTAAGAAGATACATATACGGGCATTGCCGCGCTGATCTGAATTCACTCAAGTTACTAGTACAatagatacatgtatgtatgtatatgtgcCTTGCCCCTCACATAGAGTAGGAGAAAATGATCTCGGAGGATCaaagtgagaaaaaaaaacggcgAGGGCCCTCCCATGCCAGAATGAATGGTCTGGATACGCTATTGGCCGTTGTCCGGACAGGGATCTCTCTAGCTTCAACAGTCTTGCATCTCGCAGCGGAGCCTGGCGCTCTTTGTGTAATGCGCCTGGAGTGCGCCCGAAATAGGACTGCAGGGATGGCACCTGTAGTCGTGCATCACGATTGGGGGCCGTTATGGCGAAAACAATCACTTCAAGAGCGACGACTGCGCCATGCGAGGAGTGCATCGAATCAGAGTTGCCACAGGCCTGTGCAACACCGAGACATGGGCCGGATGAAGGGCCCGCTGCGGGACTGAAAACGGTGCGATAGAGTAAGTGAGCAATCACCATCTTATGAAACCCTCCGAGATTtgtttgctgcagctgctgcttgtctcTGCTGGCATGAGCTGGGTCTCTGATATCACTCCGTAGGCGGCTTGACGTTTCTGTATGTTTCTATcatgcgtttttttttttcttttcttttcccttgtgAAGACCGAGATCAAACCCAGGCTCTTTGAGTATATATACCAAGCAAGTTGCCAGAACCACACTCCACTTCGCCTCATCTCGTTTGATCCTATCTCATCTCACTCCATCCCCGGAATACACTCGGTATTGACCATACTATTGCTGCTAGTCTCTGCACTAACAGAATCCCCATCTGCCTCGTGCTTTTACGGCAAAGGCTTGCCCGCTAAAGTCTCTCTCGCTGCAGCACCGttgccaccaccaacaccaTCAGCTCCACCGGCCAACCGGCTTTCGGTTCAACTACCGAGACGCCCCTCCGCTCCGTGTTGGACATCTCCCTTTTGTGcattctttaataaaaagattcttttcttttgcaaagGATTCTTCAACGATATGCCGGATGCTGTTACAGAGACAACTCCGTGCATCCAAGCACAGAATGCCTTGATGGCGGGTGACTTCCAGAACGAGACTCAAGCATTCATTCGCTCCGCTTGTTCGGAGTGTAAACGCCGGAAACAAAAGGTGCGTGGTTTTACGGCCTTGTcttgttttattatactgCTCGTCAATACTTCTTCATACTTTCGCTCTTCAGTCTTTATAGATTTGCCGTCGTTTGCATTCTAACATGCCCTGTAGTGCCTCCGATATTGGCCATGTCACCATTGCGGCACTAGACGAGTTGGAAACCAATGTATCTTTCGGACAGTTCTTGATGTTCAATCCATCGATGAACGCAAGGCTCAGATAGATGATTTTGTATCACGGATGAAGGGAAAATGTTGCTTTTCTCATCCTCttagtgaagaagaagtgggCGGTAACAGTGAGAGTACTGGGAAGGATCTCGAGCAGTTTGGATACGCCTCTACCTTGGATTCGGAGGTACGTGGGCCTTGATCGACACCATCAAGGCAAATTCTATTTACAAGACATATATTTCCATTAgaaagatttataatacaatGTACAATACCTTGAGGCCATGCTGACTTTCCGCAGTTAAAAACTGCTCTTCAAGCTTTGCCGTCCAGACAGTGCCTTGGTATgttgtcatttttttttaaagtattaaaggGAATTGCTATTCAACAACCCAGTTTTATTATCCAGCACTCTAGCGagctaaagttataaatacaATTATACGTGTTAGTTTTaagtctctactgtctctgctacctctgctacctctgctacctctgctacctctgctacttttattacttttactttttctattactattaatactattatttcttaagtattatatttaattaaatcatattatattataggcTAAATGCTTTATTAGGTAATGGCTAGGTTGCTTGATAATGAAACTGGGATGCTGGATATTGATTCCCTTATTCAATGTCCTCCTGTGaatccttcttttcttctctaaaTTGAGCTAAGTGTATTTGAACGTAGATGCCTTGGTGGATCACTTTCTAACCGTTGTCAACTATCGCTAATATATTGTTCATCCTGAAATGTTTAGACAGGAATACAACCAATGGTGGACTGATAGAGACGATGGAAAGCCTCTCGGGCTCCAGTGgacctctcttcttctaatGGTTTGTGCTTGTTCAACTCAACATCCCAACGATGCAATTCGACAAGTCCTCCAGGCAGATCAGGCCCCACCAGCTCCTGAATTGTCAAATAGGCTTCATAGTGCCGCCTGCGAGTTTCATGGTGCCATTCCTCCAGACGCattgcatatatatacagttCAGCAATTActtcattcattcttctGGCTTAAGACCAGGTCTTGCTACGCTGACTGCTGGGGTGCCTTAAAGAATGCTTTTTTAACATTTCGTGGACTAAACGAACTGACCTTCACTGACGGTGGCATTGAGAAGCAGATTTATTCTGATGGATCCTCAACTGCGAACCGCAATGAGGTCTCATATTATCTCGAGGAAATAGGCAAACGAGCTTGGGCTGTCATGACCAGCTGGAATTGGTGAGCTACATTACTGAACATCTAGCTTGACTGCTTGTACAATCTAACACTAAATATCACATATCTAGGCGACTCTCGGCTATTATTCCATGCTCTCTGATGTTTCGATCTACTGAATACCACATTGAATTACCTAGTTTGCACTTGGACGGCCAACTAAGAGAATCCAGCCGCTCTCCCATCGTGTCCACGGCCCTTCAGTGTATGCTCGCCGACAGCTTTTTGGAGAAATTCGGCCCACCTCCCTCTTTTGACAAAACCTTAGCGACCGAGGATCCACCTGAGGAGCATAAATTTGACAATGATCAAAATCACAAGACTTTTGATGATGAAAATTCTGAGAAGGAAGACTACCAGCCTCCGTCCATGCCAGATCACTTGCCAGACAACATTTCCTGGCGTGATACAAGCGGGGAATTCGATGCTAATTTATGGATCGCCCTGAAAAAGTTCATTCTTTCCGTTATGCGTCTGTCATCGACAATGTATTCCCTTCGCTCGCATCTTATTAAACCGTTATCGCAAGCTTCCCCGATCACGGAGCTACAGTCTCGACAACGGGGTCTAAGAGTAGCTCTCAAATACATGAACTGGCTAATCAAATTCTTTCGTTTTATTTTCCCCGACGACGCGAACTACCACACCCTGATATTTTTAATCTTCGATGTGGCTACGCTTCTGTGCTCTGCAATTATGCATGACAGCGATTCAAGCATGCCAATGCGCGTTACAACCTGGGAAGCCGTCCAAAGCACACTCTGTATGCTGAAAAAGCTAAGCAACAAAGCGCCGATGGCGAAAAAGGATTATGAAGTTCTCAGCCCCATCTATAACGAAATGTCGAAGCTGCTGAATAAGGATGATGTGCATCAAAGAAAGAGGCCGAGGCTGATGAATCCAGACGGCGCCGAATCAAGAGGAAACCCTGTTCTTCTTGGACAAAGCGATCGTCTCCCTAAAGTCTATAATTTTACCTTGGAATTTCCAGAAAAGGGCCAAACAGGTCGCTTTAGAGTATATCCTCTCTATCCTTTCTCCTCCAACATGCTTCTATATGGACCCTTTCCCCACTCAATTTATACCCCCAAAGTGGGAAAGTGATGATATAACCACGACGCAGCTACACTTAACTCAGAGGACTCTTGAAACTCTACTCCCTTCTATACCATCCGCAGACGATGTACGGACCCCACAAGAAGTAGATCATGTCCCCGAAGTTACACATTCCTCGGGAGATGTGCCTCTGGGAATCTTGGAGGGGTTATGGGATTACGGCCGTGTGAATTTGGAGTTTCTGTCGCCACAACTTGATCATTGATATCACGGGCAGAACAAATTGGAGGGCGACTAAGACTGCCCTCGAATTAACATAATTGAGCGTTGTTGACTTTAGTGTTGCATTTTGGTAACTTAGCGAAGAGAGTCGAGTCGAGGAGAAATGGTGCATTAGTGCATTGGATGCTGTTGTCATTTACCTCTAAGATATCTTAAATAGATAGCTGGTGGTATACTTGGGtggatatttatattaaaagtggTAGAAACAATAGGTTTCGGTTGTCACAATAATACGCACTGGGACAGAGTAGAGGGCGATCCCCCCTTTGATGCGCCTTTTCAACAACATGAACCGTGAAAAATTTTGCTTCAAGAACTTATTATACCTTTGAGAAGCTGTGAAGAGTTGTAATAGGATGTGCTGCCCTAAGTTGCGGTGTATATGAAGAGTTAGGGGGGTGGCAGTTTGCGATGTTGCCGGATATAGCGGTATGGAAATCTAGCCAATTAGCTAATCCGTGGAACGTATATATCTTCGTATCAGCAGCTagaaatgaaagaaataaGGGCTCCTTGGAGGAAATAACGCTATTGAAAATACCGCTGCTGGGAAGGAAAGGGGTCGAACTATTCACTCTCATGTGGAGTGCGCATAGCATCGGTCCGCCGGCGTCGGACCGCATCAGTCTAGGATACCCCCTGGATACACGTAGACATGAATGAAGTCGAATTAGAGTTACTGCGCGTCAGGTTGCTGGCAACACGGAAGAGCTCCCCGTATGCAGTTACATCTCCAGATCGGCTGGTTAGAACTCCTCCACGATGAGGGGGCTAACACGGCAGCCTGGAACCCCCGCATTTTCTACCAGGGTGATCGTTGACGATTTCAT
It encodes:
- a CDS encoding uncharacterized protein (TransMembrane:1 (o474-493i)~EggNog:ENOG41), yielding MPDAVTETTPCIQAQNALMAGDFQNETQAFIRSACSECKRRKQKCLRYWPCHHCGTRRVGNQCIFRTVLDVQSIDERKAQIDDFVSRMKGKCCFSHPLSEEEVGGNSESTGKDLEQFGYASTLDSEEYNQWWTDRDDGKPLGLQWTSLLLMVCACSTQHPNDAIRQVLQADQAPPAPELSNRLHSAACEFHGAIPPDALHIYTVQQLLHSFFWLKTRSCYADCWGALKNAFLTFRGLNELTFTDGGIEKQIYSDGSSTANRNEVSYYLEEIGKRAWAVMTSWNWRLSAIIPCSLMFRSTEYHIELPSLHLDGQLRESSRSPIVSTALQCMLADSFLEKFGPPPSFDKTLATEDPPEEHKFDNDQNHKTFDDENSEKEDYQPPSMPDHLPDNISWRDTSGEFDANLWIALKKFILSVMRLSSTMYSLRSHLIKPLSQASPITELQSRQRGLRVALKYMNWLIKFFRFIFPDDANYHTLIFLIFDVATLLCSAIMHDSDSSMPMRVTTWEAVQSTLCMLKKLSNKAPMAKKDYEVLSPIYNEMSKLLNKDDVHQRKRPRLMNPDGAESRGNPVLLGQSDRLPKVYNFTLEFPEKGQTGRFRVYPLYPFSSNMLLYGPFPHSIYTPKVGK